From the Caballeronia sp. LZ062 genome, one window contains:
- a CDS encoding HlyD family secretion protein, translating into MKKTWFSVGQILLTLIVVAIAAVVLWKLVDYYMFAPWTRDGHVRADVIQVAPDVSGLITDVKVVDNQQVKRGDVLFVIDRARYTLALRNAEAAAQQRRATLDQARREDARNRSLGNLVAREVVEETHSRVEQATAALADAEVAIDTARLNLQRTQIVSPVDGYLNDRAPRIGEFVSAGRAVLSVVDMHSFRVDGYFEETKLHGIDIGQPVDIKVMGEPNLLRGHVQSIVAAIEDRDRQQSASLLPNVNPAFSWVRLAQRIPVRVTLDEIPADFRMIAGRTATVSVRGVGPTIGSRAASGNMPASATAPASPVAAHVPASGASQ; encoded by the coding sequence GTGAAAAAAACCTGGTTCTCCGTCGGGCAGATTCTGCTCACGCTCATCGTCGTCGCCATTGCAGCCGTCGTGCTGTGGAAGCTGGTCGATTACTACATGTTCGCGCCGTGGACGCGCGATGGTCACGTGCGCGCCGACGTCATCCAGGTCGCGCCTGACGTGTCCGGCCTCATCACGGACGTGAAGGTGGTGGATAACCAGCAGGTCAAGCGTGGCGACGTGCTGTTCGTGATCGATCGGGCGCGCTATACGCTCGCGCTGCGCAATGCCGAAGCAGCCGCGCAGCAACGCCGCGCCACGCTCGATCAGGCGCGCCGCGAAGATGCGCGCAATCGCTCGCTCGGCAATCTCGTGGCGCGTGAAGTAGTCGAAGAGACGCATTCGCGCGTCGAGCAGGCCACGGCCGCGCTCGCCGATGCGGAAGTCGCCATCGACACGGCCCGCCTCAACTTGCAGCGCACGCAGATCGTGAGCCCGGTCGACGGCTATCTCAACGATCGCGCGCCGCGTATCGGCGAGTTCGTCTCGGCGGGCCGCGCGGTGCTGTCCGTCGTCGACATGCATTCTTTCCGCGTCGATGGTTATTTCGAAGAAACGAAGCTGCACGGCATCGATATCGGCCAGCCGGTCGATATCAAGGTGATGGGCGAGCCGAACCTCCTGCGCGGACATGTGCAGAGCATCGTCGCGGCCATCGAGGACCGAGACCGTCAACAAAGCGCGAGCCTGCTGCCGAACGTGAACCCCGCGTTCAGCTGGGTGCGCCTCGCGCAGCGCATTCCCGTACGCGTCACGCTCGACGAGATTCCCGCCGACTTCCGCATGATCGCCGGGCGCACGGCCACCGTGTCCGTGCGCGGCGTCGGTCCCACCATCGGATCGCGCGCGGCGTCGGGCAACATGCCTGCATCCGCGACGGCGCCTGCATCGCCGGTCGCAGCACATGTGCCGGCATCGGGTGCATCGCAATGA
- a CDS encoding NmrA family NAD(P)-binding protein: MYAITGISGQVGGALAQALLDAGQTVRAVVRDATKGKPWAARGCQVANARMNDADALTQAFEGADGVFILLPPQFDPMPGFPEAREVIDAILSAVKRGRPRKIVCLSTIGAQATETNLLTQHTMLQEALTAQPIPVTFLRPGWFMENSAWDVQSAREEGVIRSFLQPMDRVIPMVATDDVGKAAARLLREDWDGKRVVELEGPQRVSPRDIAAAFSTVLGKPVSVRAVPRETWRDLFVQQGMKNPMPRIRMLDGFNEGWIDFEGRSGEILKGEVPIESVIRRLCA, translated from the coding sequence ATGTACGCCATCACGGGAATCAGCGGACAAGTGGGCGGCGCGCTCGCCCAAGCGCTGCTCGACGCAGGGCAGACAGTGCGCGCGGTCGTGCGCGATGCAACGAAAGGCAAGCCCTGGGCCGCGCGTGGCTGCCAAGTCGCAAACGCTCGCATGAACGATGCCGACGCGCTGACGCAAGCCTTCGAAGGCGCCGACGGCGTGTTCATTCTTCTGCCGCCGCAATTCGATCCGATGCCCGGTTTCCCTGAAGCGCGAGAAGTCATCGACGCGATTCTCTCGGCCGTGAAGCGCGGCAGGCCGCGCAAGATCGTGTGTCTTTCGACCATCGGCGCACAGGCGACGGAAACCAATCTCTTGACGCAGCACACGATGCTGCAAGAGGCGTTGACCGCGCAGCCGATACCGGTAACGTTTCTGCGCCCTGGCTGGTTCATGGAGAACAGCGCATGGGACGTGCAATCGGCTCGCGAAGAAGGCGTCATTCGCTCGTTCCTGCAACCGATGGATCGCGTGATTCCAATGGTCGCCACCGACGATGTAGGCAAAGCCGCCGCGCGGTTGCTCCGGGAAGACTGGGACGGCAAGCGCGTAGTTGAGCTTGAAGGGCCGCAGCGCGTCAGCCCGCGCGATATCGCAGCGGCGTTTTCGACCGTGCTCGGCAAACCGGTTAGCGTGCGTGCCGTGCCGCGCGAGACCTGGCGCGACCTGTTCGTGCAGCAGGGCATGAAGAACCCGATGCCGCGCATCCGTATGCTGGATGGCTTCAATGAAGGATGGATAGATTTCGAAGGGCGTAGCGGGGAAATCTTGAAGGGCGAAGTTCCCATCGAGTCGGTCATACGCAGGCTCTGTGCTTGA
- a CDS encoding efflux transporter outer membrane subunit, translated as MTRMAHARSPRLGLTLIASMLVLGGCMTVGPNYKLPEGAAVNAPYANAPIDGADQAPVTQGTAPSKWWRLYDDPALDELVSEALISNADIRVAAANLARSRAEVQFANQQGGFSSRSSVAFQRAQESAEQYLLTEKLPVVNEGALELSVSYEFDLFGKLKRGVEAARADDEAVEAAADLARITVVADVVRAYVESCSAGEELGIAQKSLALQRERVRLTQRLREAGRSNQSEVTRGQTQSETLAADIPRFVARRRVAQYRLAMLLARAPSALPPAALACNKLPKLREPIPVGDGASLLKRRPDVRQAERQLAASTARIGVATAALYPSVSFGASVGSVGVAEDLLGATTNRWAFGPLINWSFPINGQRARVVQAEAASGGALAHFDGVVLNALRETQSSLATYASDATRADNLRTAYRSAVQSADETHRLYAAGRESFVADLDATRTLTSVAAQVAAAESQVAQDQVNLFLALGGGWERDEDVANAQGK; from the coding sequence ATGACGCGCATGGCACACGCGAGAAGCCCTCGCCTCGGTCTGACGCTGATCGCGTCGATGCTCGTGCTCGGCGGCTGCATGACTGTCGGGCCGAACTACAAGCTGCCCGAAGGCGCGGCAGTCAACGCGCCGTATGCGAACGCGCCCATAGACGGCGCCGATCAGGCGCCCGTCACGCAAGGCACCGCGCCTTCCAAATGGTGGCGTCTCTACGACGATCCCGCGCTCGATGAACTGGTGAGCGAAGCGTTGATCTCCAACGCGGATATTCGTGTGGCGGCCGCGAACCTCGCCCGATCGCGAGCGGAAGTCCAATTCGCGAATCAGCAAGGCGGTTTCTCGAGCCGCAGTTCTGTCGCGTTCCAGCGGGCGCAGGAATCGGCAGAACAGTACTTGTTGACGGAGAAGCTGCCGGTCGTGAACGAAGGTGCGCTTGAGTTGAGCGTGTCGTATGAATTCGATCTCTTCGGCAAGCTGAAGCGCGGCGTGGAAGCAGCACGCGCCGACGACGAAGCCGTCGAAGCCGCCGCCGATCTCGCGCGCATCACGGTGGTGGCGGATGTCGTGCGCGCCTATGTCGAATCGTGTTCCGCCGGTGAGGAACTGGGAATTGCGCAAAAGTCGTTAGCACTCCAGAGAGAACGCGTGCGCCTTACGCAGCGCCTGCGCGAGGCGGGCCGCAGCAATCAGTCGGAAGTCACGCGCGGTCAGACGCAATCCGAGACGCTCGCGGCTGATATCCCGCGCTTCGTCGCGCGCCGCCGCGTGGCGCAGTATCGGCTGGCGATGCTGCTTGCGCGTGCGCCGTCCGCGTTGCCGCCCGCCGCGCTCGCGTGCAACAAGCTGCCGAAGCTACGCGAGCCGATACCGGTGGGCGATGGCGCGTCGCTTCTGAAACGGCGTCCCGATGTGCGTCAGGCCGAGCGGCAACTGGCGGCATCGACGGCGCGCATCGGCGTGGCGACGGCGGCGCTGTATCCGTCGGTGAGTTTCGGCGCGTCGGTCGGTTCGGTGGGCGTCGCCGAAGACTTGCTCGGCGCGACGACGAATCGCTGGGCGTTCGGGCCGCTCATCAACTGGAGCTTTCCGATCAATGGGCAACGCGCCCGCGTGGTGCAGGCAGAAGCGGCATCGGGCGGCGCGCTCGCGCACTTCGACGGCGTCGTGCTCAACGCGCTGCGGGAGACGCAAAGCAGTCTCGCGACGTATGCGTCCGATGCCACGCGCGCGGACAACTTGCGCACCGCTTACCGCTCGGCGGTGCAATCGGCAGATGAAACGCATCGGCTGTATGCGGCCGGACGCGAATCGTTCGTCGCGGATCTCGATGCCACGCGCACGCTAACGAGCGTCGCTGCGCAAGTGGCGGCGGCTGAGAGTCAGGTCGCGCAGGATCAGGTGAATCTGTTCCTTGCGTTGGGCGGCGGCTGGGAACGCGACGAAGACGTGGCAAACGCGCAAGGCAAGTGA
- the garD gene encoding galactarate dehydratase: MNQPPLYIRVHPEDNVAIVVNDGGLGEGATFADGLVLRERVPQGHKVALTDLAEGDAVIRYNVVIGYALKDLPKGSWINEHVLRMPTPPELDDLPVATIKAPDTSPLEGFTFEGYRNADGTVGTRNILAITTTVQCVADVVQHAVDRIKSELLPRYPNVDDVVSLGHSYGCGVAIEAPDAMVPIRTVRNIALNPNFGGEVMMVSLGCEKLQPERLMPPGTIPIAAAALDDAIADIGDMESEANGGAVVLQDEGHVGFQSMIDSIMLMAETHLKRLNNRRRETCPASDLVVGVQCGGSDAFSGLTANPAVGFATDLLVRAGATVMFSEVTEVRDGVAQLTARAANGEVAAAIIREMKWYDDYLKRGGADRSANTTPGNKKGGLSNIVEKAMGSIVKSGSSTISGVLSPGEKVKQKGLIYAATPASDFICGTLQLAAGINLHVFTTGRGTPYSLAEVPVIKVATRSDLARRWHDLMDVNAGTIATGEASIADVGWELFRLMLDVASGRKQTRAEKLKLHNALVLFNPAPVT, from the coding sequence ATGAATCAGCCCCCGCTTTATATACGCGTTCACCCTGAAGACAACGTCGCGATCGTCGTGAACGACGGCGGCCTCGGGGAAGGCGCGACGTTCGCCGATGGTCTCGTGCTGCGCGAGCGCGTACCGCAAGGCCATAAGGTGGCGCTCACCGATCTCGCGGAAGGCGATGCCGTGATCCGCTACAACGTGGTCATCGGTTATGCGCTGAAGGATCTGCCCAAAGGAAGCTGGATCAACGAGCACGTGTTGCGGATGCCGACGCCGCCCGAACTCGACGATCTGCCCGTCGCGACCATCAAGGCACCCGACACGTCGCCGCTCGAAGGCTTCACGTTCGAAGGCTATCGCAACGCGGACGGCACGGTGGGCACGCGCAATATCCTTGCGATCACCACGACCGTGCAGTGCGTCGCGGATGTCGTGCAGCACGCGGTCGACCGCATCAAGTCTGAACTTCTGCCGCGCTATCCGAATGTCGACGATGTGGTGAGTCTCGGCCACAGCTACGGCTGCGGCGTCGCCATCGAAGCGCCCGACGCGATGGTGCCGATCCGCACCGTGCGCAACATCGCGCTTAATCCGAACTTCGGCGGCGAAGTGATGATGGTAAGCCTCGGCTGCGAAAAGCTGCAGCCCGAACGTCTGATGCCGCCGGGAACGATACCGATCGCCGCCGCCGCGCTCGACGACGCCATCGCCGATATCGGCGACATGGAAAGCGAAGCGAACGGCGGTGCGGTCGTGTTGCAGGACGAAGGGCACGTGGGCTTCCAGTCGATGATCGACTCCATCATGCTCATGGCGGAGACGCATCTGAAGCGGCTCAACAACCGCCGCCGCGAGACGTGTCCGGCGTCGGATCTCGTGGTCGGCGTGCAGTGCGGCGGCAGCGACGCGTTCTCCGGTCTCACGGCGAATCCGGCCGTGGGCTTCGCGACGGACCTGCTCGTGCGCGCCGGCGCGACGGTGATGTTCTCGGAAGTGACCGAAGTGCGCGACGGCGTCGCGCAACTCACGGCGCGCGCCGCGAACGGCGAAGTGGCCGCGGCGATCATTCGCGAGATGAAGTGGTACGACGATTACCTGAAGCGCGGCGGCGCGGACCGCAGCGCGAACACGACCCCCGGCAACAAGAAGGGCGGCTTGTCGAACATCGTCGAGAAGGCGATGGGCTCCATCGTCAAGTCGGGCAGTTCGACCATCTCAGGCGTGCTTTCGCCGGGCGAGAAGGTCAAGCAGAAGGGATTGATTTACGCGGCGACGCCCGCGAGCGATTTCATCTGCGGCACGCTGCAACTGGCGGCGGGCATCAATCTGCATGTGTTCACGACCGGGCGCGGGACGCCGTACAGTCTCGCCGAAGTGCCGGTCATCAAGGTCGCGACGCGCTCGGACCTCGCGCGCCGCTGGCACGATCTGATGGATGTGAACGCGGGCACCATCGCCACGGGTGAAGCGAGCATCGCGGACGTGGGCTGGGAACTGTTCCGTCTGATGCTCGATGTCGCGAGTGGGCGCAAGCAAACGCGCGCCGAGAAACTCAAGCTGCATAACGCGCTCGTGCTGTTCAATCCGGCGCCGGTGACCTGA
- a CDS encoding DUF1109 domain-containing protein, translating to MKTDELIDLLATGDVRVDRAAVTRRFAQALPLGFIGSLILMLVVYGLRRDLASVAHTAIFWAKLGFPLCVAAGALIAVMRLGRPGVRGGYAWPIIVLPFVAVWIAGSLVLGHALPAERLPLVLGQSWRTCPFNIVLLSVPTFPAAFWALRSLAPTDMRMAGAVAGLLSSGLATMAYCLHCPEMSPAFWSVWYAIGMLLPACIGAWLGPRLLRW from the coding sequence ATGAAGACTGACGAACTGATCGACCTGCTCGCAACCGGGGACGTGCGCGTCGATCGCGCTGCCGTCACGCGACGCTTCGCGCAGGCGCTGCCGCTCGGCTTCATCGGCTCGCTTATCCTGATGCTCGTCGTGTATGGACTGCGGCGAGATCTCGCGAGCGTCGCGCATACGGCCATCTTTTGGGCGAAGCTCGGGTTTCCACTGTGCGTGGCGGCAGGCGCGCTGATCGCCGTGATGCGGCTCGGGCGCCCCGGCGTGCGCGGCGGCTATGCGTGGCCCATCATCGTGCTGCCCTTCGTCGCGGTGTGGATCGCGGGCTCGCTCGTGCTCGGTCACGCGCTGCCCGCTGAACGTTTGCCGCTGGTGCTCGGGCAATCGTGGCGCACGTGTCCGTTCAACATCGTGCTGCTATCGGTGCCTACATTCCCCGCTGCGTTCTGGGCTTTGAGAAGTCTCGCGCCGACCGATATGCGCATGGCGGGCGCGGTGGCCGGTCTGCTGTCCAGTGGGCTCGCGACCATGGCCTATTGCCTGCACTGTCCGGAGATGAGTCCGGCGTTTTGGAGCGTGTGGTATGCCATCGGCATGCTGTTGCCCGCGTGCATCGGCGCTTGGCTCGGGCCGCGCTTGCTGCGCTGGTAA
- a CDS encoding pentapeptide MXKDX repeat protein, with product MKRVMTAIFATAMAIGASAAHAQASGAMSNDTMTHDSMGKDAMSHDSMKKDSMSKDKMKKHDAMSKDHPASGAMSQ from the coding sequence ATGAAACGAGTGATGACGGCAATCTTCGCAACGGCGATGGCAATCGGTGCATCGGCGGCGCACGCGCAGGCAAGCGGTGCGATGTCCAACGATACGATGACGCACGATTCGATGGGCAAGGACGCCATGTCGCACGACAGCATGAAGAAAGACTCGATGAGCAAGGACAAGATGAAGAAGCACGATGCAATGAGCAAAGATCATCCCGCATCCGGTGCAATGTCGCAGTAA
- a CDS encoding molybdopterin-dependent oxidoreductase has translation MKNNAKKMVTVDRACVLADATRELAMPSRRLFGKRMLTLGGLSLLTGCSITDDDSVNTFLSAVSRLNDRVQALLFDPTRLAPTYSEAQITRPFPFNAYYGIDDVPHVNGADYRLKVSGLVTGQRVWTLPELYALPHAEQITRHICVEGWSAIGRWGGTPFREFLRRVGADTTAKYVGFRCADDYYESIDMPTALHPQTLLTFEYDGERLPAKYGYPMKVRMPTKLGYKNPKHIVEIFVTNTYPGGYWVDQGYNWFGGS, from the coding sequence ATGAAAAACAACGCAAAGAAGATGGTCACGGTGGACCGCGCATGCGTGCTAGCCGATGCCACGCGCGAACTCGCCATGCCATCGCGACGCCTGTTCGGCAAACGCATGCTCACGCTCGGCGGGCTTTCGTTGCTGACCGGATGCTCGATCACTGATGACGACTCGGTTAACACGTTCCTGAGCGCAGTGTCGCGTCTGAACGATCGCGTGCAGGCGCTGCTGTTCGACCCCACGCGTCTCGCGCCGACGTATAGCGAAGCGCAAATCACGCGGCCTTTCCCGTTCAACGCGTACTACGGCATCGACGACGTGCCGCATGTGAACGGCGCGGATTATCGGCTGAAGGTGAGCGGCCTCGTAACCGGTCAGCGCGTCTGGACGCTGCCTGAACTCTACGCGTTGCCTCACGCGGAGCAGATCACCCGGCATATCTGCGTCGAAGGCTGGAGCGCGATCGGGCGCTGGGGCGGCACGCCTTTCCGCGAATTCCTGCGTCGCGTCGGCGCGGATACAACCGCGAAGTACGTCGGCTTCCGCTGTGCCGACGATTACTACGAAAGCATCGACATGCCCACGGCACTGCATCCGCAGACGCTGCTCACGTTCGAGTATGACGGCGAGCGCTTGCCGGCGAAGTATGGCTATCCGATGAAGGTGCGCATGCCGACGAAGCTCGGCTACAAGAACCCGAAGCATATCGTCGAGATATTCGTCACGAACACGTACCCCGGCGGCTATTGGGTCGATCAGGGCTACAACTGGTTCGGCGGTTCATGA
- a CDS encoding cytochrome b/b6 domain-containing protein: MDTTLDAPRDRLEGKHPIHPLWLRITHWLNAVAAIIMMLSGWRIYDASPVFSRIVIPPSITLGGWLGGALQWHFAAMWLLVFNGLVYIGLNIATGRFFSKFFPLSPRAVSRDLIAAMRGKLSHTNLREYNAVQKLAYQVVVLDLVLLVLSGLAIWKSVQFPSLRELMGGYDNARVVHFCAMAVMAAFVVVHVAMVALVPRSLLTMLRGR; the protein is encoded by the coding sequence ATGGACACGACACTCGACGCGCCGCGCGACAGGCTGGAAGGCAAGCATCCGATCCATCCGCTGTGGCTGCGCATCACGCATTGGCTCAACGCCGTGGCCGCCATCATCATGATGCTCTCGGGCTGGCGCATCTACGACGCATCGCCGGTGTTTTCGCGCATCGTTATTCCGCCTTCCATTACGCTCGGCGGCTGGCTCGGCGGGGCGCTGCAATGGCACTTCGCCGCCATGTGGCTGCTCGTGTTCAACGGCCTCGTCTATATCGGGCTGAACATTGCAACCGGACGCTTCTTCTCGAAGTTCTTTCCGCTATCGCCGCGCGCGGTTTCGCGCGACCTGATCGCGGCGATGCGCGGCAAGCTCTCGCACACGAATCTGCGTGAGTACAACGCGGTGCAAAAGCTCGCGTATCAGGTGGTCGTGCTCGATCTCGTCTTGCTCGTGCTGTCGGGTCTCGCGATCTGGAAGTCCGTGCAATTCCCCTCGTTGCGCGAATTGATGGGCGGCTACGACAACGCACGCGTCGTTCACTTCTGCGCGATGGCGGTCATGGCGGCGTTCGTCGTGGTGCACGTCGCAATGGTCGCACTCGTGCCGCGCTCGCTTCTGACCATGCTGCGCGGCCGTTGA
- a CDS encoding DUF1656 domain-containing protein: MIGEIDILGVFVPAVLVLMFIAYLLNLVIRTVLTRVGFYRFVWHRSVFDLGIYVLVLGLVVIVSHRLIT, from the coding sequence ATGATCGGCGAAATCGACATTCTCGGCGTCTTCGTGCCGGCCGTTCTCGTGCTGATGTTCATCGCGTATCTGCTGAACCTCGTCATCCGCACCGTGCTCACGCGCGTGGGCTTTTATCGCTTCGTGTGGCATCGCTCCGTTTTCGATCTCGGCATCTATGTACTGGTGCTGGGGCTTGTCGTTATCGTTTCGCATCGGCTCATCACGTGA
- a CDS encoding TetR/AcrR family transcriptional regulator: MPRPREFDEEAALDAATAQFWSRGYEATSVRDLAATMGLTAASLYNAFGDKRALFERALNRYVEYGFRDRVRRFEHHLPPRDAIVAFFEEIIELSVRDPHRKGCLIVNTALELAPHDRQIHRALSGVLKEMEGFFLRCVLAGQHDGTIAATVPAEDTAKALLASLMGLRVLARVNPRRELLEGAARPVLAMLGADKRGSKARPKN, from the coding sequence ATGCCGCGTCCGCGCGAATTCGACGAAGAGGCCGCGCTCGATGCGGCCACCGCGCAGTTCTGGTCGCGCGGATACGAAGCGACTTCCGTACGCGATCTCGCCGCGACGATGGGCCTCACAGCCGCGAGCCTCTATAACGCGTTCGGCGACAAGCGGGCGCTCTTTGAACGCGCGTTGAACCGCTATGTGGAGTACGGCTTTCGCGACCGCGTGCGGCGCTTCGAGCATCATTTGCCGCCGCGCGACGCGATTGTCGCGTTCTTCGAGGAAATCATCGAACTGTCGGTGCGGGATCCGCATCGCAAGGGCTGTCTTATCGTCAATACGGCGCTGGAGCTTGCGCCGCACGACCGTCAGATTCATCGCGCGTTGAGCGGTGTGCTCAAGGAAATGGAAGGCTTCTTCTTGCGCTGCGTGCTTGCGGGACAGCACGATGGGACGATCGCTGCCACCGTACCAGCCGAAGACACGGCGAAGGCATTGCTCGCTTCATTGATGGGTCTGCGCGTGCTGGCGCGCGTTAATCCGCGGCGTGAGTTGCTCGAAGGCGCTGCGCGGCCCGTGCTCGCGATGCTGGGTGCCGACAAGCGCGGTTCGAAAGCGCGCCCGAAGAACTGA
- a CDS encoding glutathione S-transferase N-terminal domain-containing protein, whose amino-acid sequence MIHFYFHPTPNPAKVALFLEEAGVPYELKPVDTSRGEQHSPAFRAISPNGKVPAIVDTEGPGGKEAVVFDSTAILLYLAEKTGQFLGAPEDRPQLLSWLMFIATGLGPFSGQAVHFQYAAPEGLDYAVNRYRREADRHYQVLNDRLVGREYIVGESFTIADMSAWGWIDRASRVFKTSEAPLAAYPELQRWFAAIDARPAVARARALNKQHAFKTVNDEETRRSLFPSNYPKTA is encoded by the coding sequence ATGATTCATTTCTACTTTCACCCTACGCCGAACCCCGCGAAAGTCGCGCTATTTCTTGAAGAAGCGGGTGTGCCTTACGAGCTGAAGCCCGTGGATACCAGCAGGGGCGAGCAGCATTCGCCCGCGTTTCGCGCGATCAGTCCGAACGGCAAGGTGCCCGCGATCGTCGATACGGAAGGACCGGGTGGCAAGGAAGCCGTCGTGTTCGATTCGACAGCCATCCTTCTCTATCTCGCGGAGAAGACCGGACAGTTCCTGGGCGCGCCCGAGGACCGGCCGCAGCTTCTGTCGTGGCTCATGTTCATCGCCACCGGTCTCGGACCGTTTTCGGGGCAAGCCGTGCACTTTCAATACGCAGCGCCCGAAGGTCTCGACTATGCGGTGAACCGCTATCGTCGGGAAGCGGATAGGCACTATCAGGTGCTGAACGATCGGCTTGTCGGGCGCGAATACATCGTCGGCGAGAGCTTCACGATTGCCGACATGTCCGCGTGGGGCTGGATCGATCGCGCATCACGCGTCTTCAAGACGAGCGAAGCGCCGCTTGCCGCTTATCCGGAGTTGCAGCGCTGGTTCGCGGCCATCGACGCGCGGCCCGCTGTCGCGCGCGCCCGTGCGTTGAACAAGCAGCACGCGTTCAAGACGGTCAACGACGAGGAGACGCGCCGGTCGTTGTTCCCGTCGAACTATCCGAAGACGGCTTGA
- a CDS encoding sigma-70 family RNA polymerase sigma factor, with translation MHDAEHRLKTLLTSGLEGNQNAYRGFLRALTRHLRGYLRKRIPHYRDDVEDLVQEILLAVHNARHTYRVEEPLTAWVHAIARYKLMDFFRARSRHESLNDSLDDHDDLFAITDDEPAHARHDIGKLLEHLPDKQRLPIVHVKLEGLSVAQTAHITGLSESAVKVGVHRGLKALAARIRGVRSEDRDED, from the coding sequence TTGCATGACGCGGAACATCGCCTGAAGACGCTGTTGACGTCCGGCCTCGAAGGAAATCAAAACGCCTATCGCGGTTTTCTGCGGGCGCTGACGCGGCATCTGCGCGGCTACTTGCGCAAGCGCATTCCGCATTATCGGGACGATGTAGAAGACCTCGTCCAGGAGATATTGCTCGCGGTGCACAATGCGCGCCACACGTATCGCGTGGAAGAGCCGCTGACGGCTTGGGTTCATGCCATCGCGCGCTATAAACTCATGGACTTCTTTCGTGCACGTTCGCGTCATGAATCGCTGAACGATTCCCTCGACGATCACGACGATCTTTTTGCCATCACCGACGACGAGCCCGCCCATGCACGTCATGACATCGGCAAACTGCTGGAGCATCTGCCGGACAAGCAGCGGCTGCCAATCGTTCACGTCAAGCTGGAAGGCTTGTCCGTCGCGCAAACGGCGCACATCACGGGTCTTTCCGAATCGGCCGTGAAAGTGGGCGTGCATCGCGGGCTCAAGGCGCTCGCCGCGCGCATTCGTGGCGTGAGAAGCGAGGACCGTGATGAAGACTGA
- a CDS encoding L-dopachrome tautomerase-related protein — protein sequence MGSIFPAIAATEHEPRLETVATFDDDFRLVGIGVSRKGRVFATAPASVKRSRYSLVEVDPKTGALTPFPDEDWNVYKPDDDGSHQWISVQALWVDEHDHLWALDSSLTSVDQTRQPPKLIEFDLATRKIVRRFDYGAIVTPKDSINDIRIDHKHGYAFISNAGDQGGVVVTNLQSGESRLVLAGDRSSVADPNQHLMFGDRIARKLDGSVLVLQTDGIALSPDREWLYCRPLTDHHYWRVPTAALIDTSLSAQALSQRVQFLGDGAETGGLIMSGAGVLYGGDLENRTVVAFYIVERDGKPALVQKTFVGKHPQLSWADGFAIQNGYLYIADSHLHELNFSNGYPREGKLAIFRVRLPKQPAHGLAG from the coding sequence ATGGGCTCTATCTTTCCGGCAATCGCTGCGACGGAGCATGAGCCGCGCCTCGAAACCGTGGCGACGTTCGATGACGACTTCAGGCTCGTCGGCATCGGCGTGTCGCGCAAGGGTCGCGTGTTCGCGACGGCGCCTGCATCCGTGAAACGCTCGCGCTACAGCCTGGTAGAAGTCGATCCGAAGACCGGCGCGCTTACGCCGTTTCCGGACGAAGACTGGAACGTCTACAAGCCCGATGACGACGGCTCGCATCAATGGATCTCGGTGCAGGCGCTGTGGGTCGACGAGCACGATCATCTATGGGCGCTCGATTCGTCGCTCACGTCCGTCGATCAGACGCGTCAACCGCCGAAGCTAATCGAGTTCGACCTCGCCACGCGCAAGATCGTGCGTCGGTTCGACTACGGCGCCATCGTCACGCCGAAGGATTCGATCAACGATATCCGCATCGATCATAAGCACGGCTACGCATTTATCAGCAATGCGGGAGATCAGGGCGGCGTCGTCGTGACGAATTTGCAGAGCGGCGAATCGCGGCTCGTGCTTGCGGGCGATCGCTCCAGCGTCGCCGATCCAAATCAGCATCTGATGTTCGGCGATCGCATCGCGCGCAAGCTGGATGGCAGCGTGCTCGTGCTGCAAACGGACGGCATTGCGCTGTCGCCGGATCGCGAGTGGCTCTATTGCCGGCCTTTGACGGATCACCACTACTGGCGCGTGCCGACGGCGGCGCTCATCGACACATCGCTCTCGGCGCAGGCGCTTTCGCAGCGCGTTCAATTCCTCGGCGACGGCGCGGAGACGGGCGGCCTCATCATGAGCGGCGCGGGCGTGCTGTACGGTGGCGATCTGGAGAACCGCACCGTGGTTGCGTTCTATATCGTCGAGCGTGATGGCAAGCCCGCGCTCGTACAGAAGACATTCGTCGGCAAGCATCCGCAGCTTTCATGGGCGGACGGCTTTGCCATTCAGAACGGCTACTTGTATATCGCCGACTCGCATTTGCACGAGTTGAACTTCTCGAATGGCTACCCGCGCGAAGGCAAGCTCGCGATCTTCCGTGTGCGTTTGCCCAAGCAACCGGCGCACGGACTGGCGGGGTAA